The following proteins come from a genomic window of Carassius carassius chromosome 10, fCarCar2.1, whole genome shotgun sequence:
- the LOC132151601 gene encoding sterile alpha motif domain-containing protein 3-like: MTDFTGWTSVQVCQWLKDIDLAEFCETFEEHEIDGATLAVISERMSERLIPVIRKQSLFLTQLEKLKSTPMSRENPPRNNDNSSQAQSGPDTSLVFPTVLRMAIDRRDSDLKSASKTKLRSLLIQSLFDHLSKKTMYPTHLQYIELLSNVIMDYPYLRESIGSGYVSFQLYVMLFKMSS; the protein is encoded by the exons ATGACAGACTTCACGGGTTGGACTTCTGTCCAAGTTTGCCAGTGGTTGAAAGATATTGACTTGGCGGAATTCTGTGAAACTTTTGAGG AACATGAGATAGATGGAGCCACTCTTGCTGTTATCTCAGAGAGGATGTCTGAGAGGCTCATTCCGGTCATTCGCAAACAGAGTCTGTTTCTGACCCAGTTGGAGAAACTTAAAAGCACACCAATGAGCAG GGAGAACCCCCCAAGAAACAATGATAACTCCAGCCAAGCACAGTCCGGTCCAGATACCTCTTTAGTTTTTCCAACAGTGCTGAGGATGGCCATAGACAGAAGAGATTCTGATCTGAAGAGTGCAAGTAAAACAAAACTACGGAGTCTACTAATCCAGTCTCTTTTTGACCACCTCAGTAAGAAAACAAT GTACCCAACTCATCTTCAATACATTGAGCTTCTGTCAAATGTGATAATGGATTACCCATATCTAAGGGAAAGTATCGGGTCTGGATATGTAAGTTTTCAATTGTATGTAATGTTATTCAAAATGAGTTCATAG